A genomic window from Synechococcus sp. WH 8016 includes:
- a CDS encoding DUF3721 domain-containing protein, with product MRRSPSAGLLLSLLALTTPAIAHHEIGSDHSGTLLSMEKQPSPSKLGTAPIKAMYDTKAEAEEAATLFNCKGAHQMGAKWMPCDAHNHGPNAGP from the coding sequence ATGCGTCGCTCCCCATCCGCTGGACTGCTTCTGAGCTTGCTGGCTTTGACGACTCCAGCAATTGCTCATCACGAGATTGGTTCTGACCACAGCGGCACGTTGCTTTCGATGGAGAAGCAGCCCTCCCCATCGAAACTCGGCACTGCGCCCATCAAAGCGATGTATGACACCAAGGCAGAGGCAGAGGAGGCCGCAACCTTGTTCAACTGCAAGGGCGCTCATCAGATGGGGGCGAAATGGATGCCTTGCGACGCTCATAATCACGGCCCCAACGCAGGCCCCTGA